The Paenibacillus sp. FSL R7-0345 DNA segment GGGTGATAGACGTTTGATCCAATTACTCAGCACGTTATCCTCCCCTATCCTCATCGTTGCTGTTAACAGCAGCATGATCAATTTTCAGCCTTTGCAGCACTTCAAGCGTCGGAGCCATAAAGTCTGCCCGCTCTTTGTCCAGAATTGCCTGAAGCCGATCCCGATCCTCTTCGGCGCGGTCAAGCAGTTCTCGCGGCACCAGGCTGCCCTTAACGATGGATCTTACAATTGTGATCACTATTATCAGCAAAATCAGTGCGACTATATATGCCAGGCCATACTTCTCTGCCAGTGGCAGCAACTTTTCCAGGTTGGATAAATCATTGCTCCCCATCCTCCATCTCCTTTCCTTCCCTTTCTAAATGTAAATAGCCCCCGGAAAACCAGGGGCAAAATAAAAACGCCTGTAACAGCGTAGAAAATTATTATTCTTTAACTTGGTCAATCTGAGGCGTTGCAAGAATATGATCTACCTCGGAAGATTTGAGGAACAAAGGGCAATACGATCGAACTTGTAAATCCGTTACTTTACGTATAATCCACATGTTCAGCACGAAAGAATACATCGTCATTCATCTCCTTCCGCTGGAGATATCATCGCCACTAAAGCATCCATCAAGCTGATAGAGGTCAATTCAGCCATATCCAGCCGCATTTGCAGCCGCTCCATTTCCGTTATGACCGGCGGCCTGCTTGCCTCCGCTTCTTCGTAAGCTTCCCAGGCTGCCTGTAGCTCTAACTCTGTTGGCTGAGGCTGATCCATGTTCCAGACAGCGATGTATGGGCCACGCTCAATAATATCGTAATCCTCCCCTTCCGTTAGCAGATTATAATCAGTACCGTAACGGTAATGAATACCCTCTACTAACACCTCATTGTCCGCTGGAGGCCTGATTTCATAACAAATGAGGCCCTTCTCTTCAGCCCCCAGTCTCAGGACAGGCTCAGGTCCGTTGTCTTGAACAATGAAATCCTGCATTGGAACTGCTTGCGGGTATAATTGCATGATTGCTAATGCTATGTTCATTTTTGTATTCCTCTCCTCCATTTTATGAAACTCTTACTATTCTAAAATGACAGTAATGTCCGTCAGTAGAAAGGTTGATGCTCGATGGGGAATTATGATAAATCCCGAAATAGTAAGAATGACCCGCTACTAAATCCGTTGTTATGCTACCAGACACGATTAAATCATTCGTATTTGAGTTCATACCTCTTGCCAAACACTGATCCTCTTTGCTGTCTTTAAAAATAGATACTTGTGCCCAATATCCGCCGGGCATACCCGGAATAGCAATTACAGATGTTAGTTGGTATTGTCCAGATTGCTGCGGAACAAATGTGGCTGTTGATAGATTCCACTCACCTAAATAGTCAATAAATTCTACGCCATAATTGATTTTAGTAAATACGCCCGTACCAACTGCTTGCCCTGCAGTAGCGAGCGCACCAGCTGCAGCTGTTCTATACTGTGTTGTATTATCTCCCCACGGATTTGTGGCACCCGCTCCATCAGTGACTATCCCACCTTCAGACGTATTTTTCTTAATAGTAGAACTTATAAAAGATCCATTTATGTGAATTCTGCCCCCATATGAAGCTTGGTGACCTATGTTGTTGGAAGATCCGTTGCATTCCTGGACGAAGATCTCACCATTCACATGAGCGTATACAGCTATATTGCTTCTTCCGGTGATTATACTATTGCAGAAATATACTTTTGCAGATTCGACATAAAGGGCAAATTGTGAAGTGGTTACATCTGCGCTGCAATATTGAAAAAATGTCTCATTTGATCCAATAACATAAAATGCATGTGTAGTAGTAGTTGTACTTCTCAATCCGACAATTGAAATACGGCACAAGTTTCTTGCGGAAGATACTCCACCAGTAACGTTGTGGGTAGTAGTGGCAGCGGTCGCACCACTTATGTTCAGTGATCCACGGCCGGTAAACCCTTGAACATTCACAGCTTCGGTGTAAGTTCCTGCTGCAACATAAATAATAACGGTATGATCAACAACTTGCGGAACCATAGACAGTGCTTTGGTTATCGTTTTAAATGCTCCGGCTGCCGTGTTTGCTAACCCCGTATTCATATCGTTTCCGTCTGTGCGGACATAATAGGTTATATCTGCGGTCGTTCTTGCAGCGACACCTTTAACCATGGCATTTTTATCCTTGGTGTACATGTCTCCCGACAAGGAATTGATCTCCCAGGAGTTGAGCCAGGAATTGTTGTCTCCACCAGGAGGTCTATACCAAAACCGAGCTGTTGGAGATGCTGCTGTTGCGTCTAAAGCCAATACTACGGATGGTTTGGCCGTATCCTGCTGAACATTTGCTCCTGTGTCATTTACCCGGATTTGATAATCATTTGTACCTGATCTGTATAGAGTGAGGCCTACCGTATCACCGGAAACCCGATGGGAAAGACCGGCTGCCGCAGTTGCCTCAAATTTTGGACCTGCCAACGTTCCTGTCATAGTATCACCAGATTTTTTCACTACACTGTTTATCTGCCCCTGAATTCCGCTTGTCACCCCGTCCAAATAACCAAATTCCGTATTATTTACGACACCTGTCCCGATTTTAGAAGCATCAATTGCTGCAGCCGCGTTGACATCAGCATTGACGATAGCTCCTGCAGTGATCACTGCTGCTCCGGTTCCCGCAGCCATTGTTATATCTCCAGAAATTGCCGGAAGACGCGCCGCAGGCAGCGTACCGCTGGACAGATCCCCGGCGGATCGCGTAGGCAGATCAGCCAAGGAAGCTCCTGTTTTGTTAATTTTACTCCAGCCAATGGCTGCTGTTGTTGATACATCAACGTCTGAGATGGCCGCAGTAGAATTGACTTTTGACCATCCGATAGCCGCTGAAGAATTGATGTCTGAATCTACTATAGCACCAGCTGTAATCGCTGCTGTCCCCGTACCCGCAGCCATTGTAATATCGCCACTTACTGCAGGTAGGCGGGCTGCCGGCAAGGTGCCGCTGGTTAAGTCGGCTGCCGATTTGGTTCCTAAGTCTGCAAGCGAGGAGCCTGTTTTATTTATCTTAGACCAGCCGATGGCTGCGGCACTATTTACATCAGCATCGACTATGACACCCGGGGCGATAGCGGTAACGCCGTCTCCCGAACTGGTAACGTCTCCGGTATGGTTGGGATGAACATAAGCATTGGCTCCTGCGGCTATGCCGTTAAGCTTTACTTTGTCAGCAGCAATCATAAAACCGTCAGTAGTTGTAGTCACATCTGCATGTGCAGCTCCACCGGAGCCGATATGGGCAGTCAAATTAGTTTGAACAGCATTAGCTTTGGTAGAGGCATCACTGGCCGCCGCGCTTATAGCAGCTGCCTGAGCCGCATTCGCTTTCTCTGTTGCATCCGTTGCTGCCGCAGCTATCGCAGCTGTCTGAGCTGCCGAAGCTTTTGAGCCGGCATCTGCCGCCGCCGTGCTGATAGCTGTATCAACTGTATCCTTTCGGGCAATATCAGCTGCAGCAGATGGAGCGGCCACTTGAGCACGTCCTGATGCATCCCGTTTTATAAGCGTTGAAGCCGTTGCTGCATTAGTTGCTGCGTCAAGAAGCGCTTTAATGGCCGCAATCGTCATGACTGGAAGTGTACGCCAGGTTGCTCCGCCCGTCGTCTGCTTGATCATGTTGGCTAAACCGGAAAAAAGCGCTGTAAGTGAACCTGTATCCACAGACGGGGCAGTTACGTCGGATAAAGTCCGGCTTCCGATCACCGCATCCGTTACTCCCCCATCGGCAAGCTGCGCAGTTCCGACGGCTTTATCTCCGATTTTCGCCTGCGTAACCGCCTTTGCCCCCAGCTGTACTGTCCCTACGGAAGAGTCAGCCAACCCCGACGAAGTAATCTTGGGAGCATCACCGGCGGCACCTGTGTGCTTATGTCCCGCTGACGGGTCAAATTTAGCGTTAACATCTGATTCCCGGGCAAAGACTAGCGAATGATCCATGGTTGCCGTTATATTGGCTGCTGTGCCTACGGTTACAATGCAATCAAAGACCTTCTCGATGATATCCGTCCCGCCGCCGGGGGCTACATAATCTGCCGTAACTCCCGAGTTGGCATAAGCATATAAAATTTCTCCTGCATCCGGATCCTGCGCGAAAACACCTACCTCACGAAAATAAAATCCTGCAGTGATTTCCGCGTTGGATAAAACTGTACCCACAATTACTTTGTTGGGCGGTTGCGTCCGCAATCTCTTAACGGGCAGTGTTTTCTTAGGTGAAATCAGTCCGTTAAGCGCCGGTATGGACTGTCCGCTCAGTGAGCCGTCACCGACTGCAATCCTCGTATAATTCAGCTGTGCGCCCGCCTGCGCCTTTCCTTGGAGCGCCAAGCCCTTGTTGGTTAATATCATTCCGCCAAATACTGCCACTGTAGTCCCTCCTTAAATCGTAATTTGTTCTCCGAAATGCAAAAAACCGCCGATATACAGCGGCAGCCCTTCCGATTGAGAAATAGTAACGCTATCCAGCACGGCAGAGATACGCTTTACCGCATCTACTGCATCTATAAACTCCCGTGCCCGTGCGGCCGTGACATCCGCATTATTGGTAACGACACGAAAGTGGTAGGGATCTCCTCCATATTCCCACCATTCTTCTACAGCCCCCTCCCCAAACAAGATAGCGATAAGATCTTCGACAGCGGCTGCAGTCCCTTTTTGCCGGTGAAATGGAATCGATGTCTTAACCAGCAGCCTTTTTTGCTCCAGCGGCAAGTCTGGATCATAATAGGGCGGCCGGTATTGAACAGCCAGCTCGTCGGTTTCGGCCTCCGTCCACTCCGTCCACCGTCCGAAGATATCCAGCGCCGCTATCATAGCGGTCGTTTCCTGCAGCTGCGTGTCCAGTGAAATGGCTGCCGCTGACATAGCCGGATCGTTCCGCAGCGGAGAGGGCAGCAGGTCAAGCAGGCTTGCCTTTTGAATGTTAATCATCGGCGAGCCCCCCATAGTTGATAGTTGTCATACCCTCCTGCGCAACTTGTGTTGCCGTTAAAGCCGTATACACCGGTGCAGCATTCACCACCCGCAATGCGCCGGCAGTCATGACACGTGCGATTAATTCTGAGGGATTGATATCCCGTCCAAGCTTGGACTTTTGCCAGAGCTGATAAGCAGCAACTGCGGAGGTGACCGCTGCTTGTATAGCGGGCACTTCAGAGACTCTGCTGCGGCTGATGTAATAGGTTATGTTGGTATTGTAGGGTACGGAAGTCGGAGCCGTTACCGTCACCTGGTCCGTTAATGGCCTAATTCCCCGGTCTTCCAGGGTCTCGGCAACAGCGTCAAGCACATTCTGCCCCGGAATCTGCCCGCCGGCAAGCAGAGGGACAATTGTTACCTTTCCATTCCCCGGGGAAAAGGCATGTACGTCCAAAATGGCCGCGGAAGTGGATTTTGCCCAATATTCATATGCCCCCTGCGGTCCGGCTGTGCTGTAGGAATCCGGAGCAGTCCGGATCCGCTCCCTGAATGCCTCGTCCGACTCTTTTTCCGCTCCGCCAGTGGTTGCCGTCAGATTGGCTACGGACTGTATGAAGGGAAGCTGGTCCATCAGAACATTAAGTTGTCCCGGCAAGAAGCCGTTCCCTGTTGTACCTGGTGACGAGCATACTGCCGATACCGCACCGGCCGTCCCCCCTGCAGGTATCTCCAAATATTCCTCTGTTACAAAAAAAATAGAGCCGTCGCCTCCCTGCACTCCAATTCTTGTTCCCTGCGGAACCGCAATAGGGAAAGACAACGGAATTGACAATGTAAATTGCATAGTAGTGATCGCGGCGGAAGCCGATAAACGCTCAGCCCCCTGAAATAGCCCCATATGATCAAGCTGTATGCCGGATGCATAGCGGAGCAGGTTACTTTTGGCCGTCTGGTTTATAAGCACCCTCTGCTGGACGATAATAGCAGCCAGCGAAGATAAAAACAGCCGTACCGGATCGGCAGGCTGCAGTGTTCGGCCGGTCAGGCCTTCATATACAGAAATTATGTTTTGCTGGATTTCAGCCGCCTCTTCAGCAGCAAACTGGATATCCGGTAATTCTACAGCTTGTGCCAAGTCATACCACCTCCTCCTTTAAGATGTACTTTATTACTGCCCGTAAGTGCCCGGCTAAAGCATCTGGCAGTCCTTCTTTAAAAGTGATCTCTGTAAGTTGGGCCCGTGGTTCCTGTTCCGTCACGGCAGATATGATTTCACTCATCATGCGAGTTTTCCTAAAGGGATATGGCGTATCCAGGCTGCCGAAATCCAGCCCGATGCTGCGGGCTAACGGTGTACTGCCAAGGGGTGTGGTCAGAATCGTACGTATGTTCTGCTCCACCTCTTCGGCAATCGTAGCCGGCGCAAAATTAATGACGGAAGGTTGCGTCATATCCAAAATAAATATCATTTCACATACTCCTCCAATGCAATATCAACTGTTGCAGCATAGACATGCCCCCTGTTGTCGATATGCTCCCATGCCTGAGACAGGCTTGTTATTACCCATAGTCCTGTACCCAGACCCTTGTTTCCTATAACCAGCGGGAGTGCCCTGCCTGCACGCTCCAGTTCTGTAAGACGGTCAAGTTCGGCCCGGGGATTGAGTTCACGGCTCAAAACAAGACGCATAGTAAAGGAGATTGAATCAATTCCCGGTCCCAGCCATTCTTTTTTAGGTTTTTTCCCCAGGATATCATGCTGCGTCCATCGGCCTGCACTGCTCCGTGTCAGGTCCTGGAAGGTCAGAATCTTGTCTTTTTCTTGGTCAACCATAAATATTACAGGTCCAAATGCTCCAATCGTATAATTCTCCGTCGCAGTTCCGCTCACATTACACCTCCTGAACTGACAACATTACCGGTAACCGTTAAATCCCCTTCAATTTTCATGCCGCCGGAGGCTTTAATAACAAGTTGGCGTGCACTGCGGTCATAATATACAAAGCTGCCGTCCTCAAACCATACGCCATGCTGATTCCTGTTACCTGGAGCTGTTTCCTTTGATCCATAGTAGGTTCCCAGACAAAAGCCGGCGGAATAGCTGTTCTCCAATATCACGCAAAGAACAGTCTCCCCCGGCTGCGGAACAGTATTTCCGTGTCCCCATCCGCCCGGCATAATGACCGGAAGCGGAGCAGACACCAGGTTGTCCCGTTCCGGAAAGGTGACCCGCACGCTGCAGGAGGACGGATCTGCTGTGGAGACTTGTCCAATTAAAATCATGTCTACCACCCCAATACCTTTCTGATCTCAAGCTCTGTTGTATAGCCGCTGCTACCGATCACATGCCTGGCAGATTCGATAATATATTTGCCGTCAAACCGCTTCCAGCCCTTAACATTAATCGTTAATCCGGCAGCCATTCTTATATCGCCCATCAGGGACAGCGTTCCTCTGCCGCCCTCCTTATTGGACTCCCGCAGCCTTTTGCGGGCCAGCCGTAAAGCGGCAGCCTCATCGTCAACCTGCTCAGTTATCTTCAGCACCGGACCGGTTTTTGGAGCACCCTCAGGGACGAACATTGCCTGCACCGTTCCCTTGTCATTGGGCGGTGTGTATATTACGGTGCATGCCCTGTATGCGGAGTACGCCGTATTCACTGAGAATCCAAACCCCGTCACATTATCCTTACCTCTGGTGATAGTAGCAATCGGCGCCTTTTTCTCAAATACAGATTCATCAAACAGTACCAGATTGCCGCCGGATACCTTAATGGCAATTCCTTCACGGGTTACTGTCTCTAATAAAAAGCCCAGATCCGACTGCCGTGTCTGCTCCAGATGATCATATGACGGATTATCCTGGGCTTCGTATACCAGCTCCAGTTTGGCACGTTTGGCAATTTGCGCAGCAATCGTTTTTAGATTCGTCTTTTCCCAGCTGCGCGAGCTGCGCTGCATACGGATCTCCGAGGTAATCGGCAGGGATACAGCCTTGATCGCCACCGTATCCGGCGGTCCGCTAAACTCAATGCTGTCCACTTCAAATGTCCCGAGCGGCAGCTTTTTAATCTCACCAGGCCCATCCCAGTTCATAGTCCGGATTGTAGCCTTGATGGAATCCCCTTCGGCTGGTGCCCAGGGTCCCTGCCAGTTGCGCGCCGCATCCTCCAGAGAAATAGAGATATCGTCAAGCTGTCCAGAAGCGGCATCACTATATTGAAAATCAGTTAGCGAGTCGGCAATATCCTGCGTGACATCTTTCCCGTTATATTGAAGCACCAGCATTGCTCTGCGGGCATTTTGCGGTAGTTCCAAGTCTATCCCTCCCTTTTCCAAGGCGGAAGTGTATCTGAGACATCTGCAGGCTTATCCGGAACGGTGACTGCGACATTCCCGGAAAAAATTACGGTCTGCGCAAGCTTCGGATTAGCGCTGATCAGCAGCGTCATCAAATACTCATCGCCGTACAGCTTAAAAGCAATACTATCCCAGGTGTCACCTTGTACTGACTTATAGATCACTGGAAGCTCACCCGCCTTTGCTGCTGAATCATCCGCTGAAACCGCTGCTCAAATGCCGGCTGCTGATCCTGTATTGCTTTGGCCACCTCAGCTGCAATAGAAGGAGTTCCGCCTTGAATAGTAACCTGGGGAGCCCAGGTCACCTGAATGTTCCCTTCATTTACGTTATTGGAGCTGGAATAGCCCATCAGATCATTAGCTTTCTCCAAAAGCGAGCGGGAGCGTGGTTTAGTATTGAGCGGAATGGCTATCTCCGGACCAGCCTCACCAAAGATAGAAGGGCGTGTGGCGATCCCCCCGTCGGCGTATCCTTCGAAGCCGGGATCATGTTGAGCCAACCGGTTTAGCTTCTGGCCAGCTACAGTCCTCAAATCGGGTGAGCCGTCTTCCTTCATCGTCTTATGGAGCACTTGCCAGTCTTCATCCGAAAGACTGAAATCAGGAACCTGTCCGGTTTGTTCCCAAATTAGTTGCAGATTAATCTTTTTGGCATCCGGTAGCATGTCCACTTCTTGGTTTAATATTGCCATATCACTCATTGCCTGATTAAACTGATCTTTTTCCGCACTGGATAACTCATTGTACTTCCGTGCCTTCTCTTCCAATGAGCCGCCCAGATCTATTTCAACCAGACGTCTCTGCAGATCATAATAAGAAGCAAAGCTCTGCTGTGCTTCATTCAATTCACTTTGAGTCTTTTCAAGCTTGGCATTGTAACTATCAAATGACTCTGCAATATCTGCGTAATCGAATTGAAGAGTTGCCCAGTTGCTACTGTAATCCTTACCAGTGGACTTCTCAATTTCCGTAGCTAAAGCATTCCGCTGCTGCCCTTTTTGTTCATCGCTGGCATTGCTGTCATTTATTTTTGTGATTTGGTTCATGTACTCTAAATAATCCCGGTAAGACACTTTTGCTTTTTCATATGCAGCATTCTGCTTATCAAGATTCGCAGTCAGTTCTGAATACTGATCCTCAAGCTCCGGCATTTTCCCCTTAGCCTCGAGTGCATCATGCTCGATCTCCCGCTTGCTCATATCCTTCCGGGAAGCATAAATATCTTCAACCAAATCCAGCTGTTCCCGGAACTTGCTGTTTTTAGAGCCTTCTGCGGATAAAATATCCGGATTCATTTGGATCAGCTCTTGCTCAACCGACTGCAGTTTTCTTCTGGCCTCCGTTAATTCATCTGCCGGAGTCTTGACTTCTTTAATTTTTTGGGTCAGCCGGTCATACTCGGTAATAAGCTCTTGGTTCCTCTTACTTGCCTGATCAATCTCTTCATAGTTGTTATAGGCCTCGCCAAGTGAGTCACCCATATTCAGCAATTCCAGCCGTGCCTCTTCCTGATGCTTCTTATAAGTCACTACACCTGCTGTGATTAGGCCCAGCGCACCTACAGCAATCCCTACCGGGCTAGTGAGCAGGCCCAGTGCACCGGCAAAACCGCCTGCCGCTCCGCTTGCCCCGCCCGCGGCACTGCCTATGCTTTTAAAGCCCTGGATGATTTTTAGCGTGTTAGTTGTGATTGCTGCTGCAGGAGCTGCCAGACTGAGCACCATCATCAGCTCTTTGTTGCTGCTCATCCATTGCGCCAGGCCCTGAAGCAGCGGCATCACACTCTCACCAAGCGGAATAATCAGCCCGGTCATCATTTCCCTGCCAATTGCCTGAAACTGCTGAGTCAGAGTACTGTATTTTACTGCTGCCACTTCTTCCATGGTTTGCTTTGTCATGTCAAACTGATTCCGGGTACTCCCCAGAGCAAGGATCGCATCACTACCCATATCCGCAAACTGGCTGCCGAACAGCTCACCGGCAATTTGCGCCTGTTCAATGGGGTCTTTAATTTCTTTAAGCTTCTGAATCACTTGCTCCATTGCCTGTTTTCCGGATAGCGAGCCGTCTGCGAGACCTTTAAAGATCTCCTCCCCGCTGCCAAGCGTTTTTTGGAGCTCCTTCATAGCTTGTTCTGCGGAATCTCCGCCTGCATTCAAATCGTTAACCAGGACATCTGCTGCCTTTTTTCCGGCAACCTTTAGCAGATTGGCATATTCGGCGGATCTGGTACCACCTTTTACAAGTGCTGCACTGAACTTCTCCAGCTGCTCCGGTGCAAACAGCTTGTAAATAGCTTCTTTGACCGAATCTGAGTCACCTGTCACCGCGGTGCTGAACTCCTTCACGGCATCCGCTACACCGCTCAGGGACGTAGCCCCATGCTCTATACCGGTACTGAATACACTGAACATCTCACCAGCCGAATAGCCCATTTTATCAAAATAAACACTGTACTCACTGGCGGTGTCCAGTAATTCACCGGAACTATTGAGCCCTTTCTGTGCACCTTGGGCCATCAGGTTGTACGACTGCTCGGAAGTAATGCCAAACTGCTGCATCATGGCATTGACCGCTTTTAATGAATCAGGAACCTCCCCTTTAAAAACGTCCCTGAAGGTGATAGCATTCTGCGTCGTCTTCTCCAGCTCATCTCCGCTTTGCTGCAGCACCTGCTTCACAAGTGTCAGTGAATCACCTAAATCCTCAAACCCCGTGCCATAATTTTGCCGGTAGAGATCGTTAGAGATCTCCCCCATCTCTTCCATCTGTTCTGCCGTCAGCCCGGTAGATGCCTGAAGTTGAGCCATTGCATCTGCAGATTGGTTCATCGCATCCATAATTTTCGTGAGCGGTTCTATACCTTCTTTGATCTCGGAGAATAAATCTGTTTTTTCCTGGATCCCTTCCAGCAATCGCCCGAGTCCGCTGGTACTCTCACTCAGATCGTCTACGACATTGTCTGCATCATCCGCATCCCGGCGCAGATTCTCAAATCCCGGAAGACGCGAGAGCTCCTCAACCATTCTGGCGATCTCTTGTACGCTGTCTTCAGCCTGTCCAACCGACCGGCGGAAGGCGGGTGTTACGATCGCATTTAATTGAAAGATAATATTAGTGCTGCCTGCTGCACCGCTTGATCCTGCCACGTGTTATTTCCCCCTTCCCTTCAGCCGGGCGACCCGCTCTACCCAATCGCCTACTTCTCCCAGCGGCAGCGAGAGGAAATACGGAATTGGAGTGCAGGTGTTCATGGCCAAAAGAGCGGCGAGGTCTTTGATCCCCCCGCCGCCCACGCAGCCTATAGCAGCAAAAAACTTTGTGCCCTCAAGGTCAGCTTAGTGAAATCCTTTGCTGAAAGTGCGCGGATCAATCCCACATGCACCCCGGCGGCTTTTGCCACAATATAGGCCTGATAGGCTTTGTTAGTCTCCTTGACCAGTTCACTTCCCCCTTGTCTTGCCGTTTCAGCCTGATACTGGCGGTCACAGACGAGAATATCTGCTCCGGTCAGCTTGTCAAAGTCAATATTTAAGGATTCAACAGTGTTCCCCTCAAAAGTAACAGGCCGGGCGAAAGTGTAAACTTCCGCCGTGGCCTCCTCACTTACATTTTTTTGTTCAATGTCCATTGTTCAGTGCCCCCTTAATTCATTGCCAAGTTAGCTCTAGTATCATTCAGATAATCCTTACCATGCACTTTATGGATATAGTTGTACTTGTCAATCTCCAGTACTGAAGCCTGATCCAGGTCAACCTTCAGATAACTTACCGAGAAATTATT contains these protein-coding regions:
- a CDS encoding GPW/gp25 family protein; translation: MIFILDMTQPSVINFAPATIAEEVEQNIRTILTTPLGSTPLARSIGLDFGSLDTPYPFRKTRMMSEIISAVTEQEPRAQLTEITFKEGLPDALAGHLRAVIKYILKEEVV
- a CDS encoding XkdW family protein, with protein sequence MNIALAIMQLYPQAVPMQDFIVQDNGPEPVLRLGAEEKGLICYEIRPPADNEVLVEGIHYRYGTDYNLLTEGEDYDIIERGPYIAVWNMDQPQPTELELQAAWEAYEEAEASRPPVITEMERLQMRLDMAELTSISLMDALVAMISPAEGDE
- a CDS encoding phage tail tape measure protein — protein: MAGSSGAAGSTNIIFQLNAIVTPAFRRSVGQAEDSVQEIARMVEELSRLPGFENLRRDADDADNVVDDLSESTSGLGRLLEGIQEKTDLFSEIKEGIEPLTKIMDAMNQSADAMAQLQASTGLTAEQMEEMGEISNDLYRQNYGTGFEDLGDSLTLVKQVLQQSGDELEKTTQNAITFRDVFKGEVPDSLKAVNAMMQQFGITSEQSYNLMAQGAQKGLNSSGELLDTASEYSVYFDKMGYSAGEMFSVFSTGIEHGATSLSGVADAVKEFSTAVTGDSDSVKEAIYKLFAPEQLEKFSAALVKGGTRSAEYANLLKVAGKKAADVLVNDLNAGGDSAEQAMKELQKTLGSGEEIFKGLADGSLSGKQAMEQVIQKLKEIKDPIEQAQIAGELFGSQFADMGSDAILALGSTRNQFDMTKQTMEEVAAVKYSTLTQQFQAIGREMMTGLIIPLGESVMPLLQGLAQWMSSNKELMMVLSLAAPAAAITTNTLKIIQGFKSIGSAAGGASGAAGGFAGALGLLTSPVGIAVGALGLITAGVVTYKKHQEEARLELLNMGDSLGEAYNNYEEIDQASKRNQELITEYDRLTQKIKEVKTPADELTEARRKLQSVEQELIQMNPDILSAEGSKNSKFREQLDLVEDIYASRKDMSKREIEHDALEAKGKMPELEDQYSELTANLDKQNAAYEKAKVSYRDYLEYMNQITKINDSNASDEQKGQQRNALATEIEKSTGKDYSSNWATLQFDYADIAESFDSYNAKLEKTQSELNEAQQSFASYYDLQRRLVEIDLGGSLEEKARKYNELSSAEKDQFNQAMSDMAILNQEVDMLPDAKKINLQLIWEQTGQVPDFSLSDEDWQVLHKTMKEDGSPDLRTVAGQKLNRLAQHDPGFEGYADGGIATRPSIFGEAGPEIAIPLNTKPRSRSLLEKANDLMGYSSSNNVNEGNIQVTWAPQVTIQGGTPSIAAEVAKAIQDQQPAFEQRFQRMIQQQRRVSFQ
- a CDS encoding phage tail protein, with protein sequence MSGTATENYTIGAFGPVIFMVDQEKDKILTFQDLTRSSAGRWTQHDILGKKPKKEWLGPGIDSISFTMRLVLSRELNPRAELDRLTELERAGRALPLVIGNKGLGTGLWVITSLSQAWEHIDNRGHVYAATVDIALEEYVK
- a CDS encoding tail protein X, with the protein product MIYKSVQGDTWDSIAFKLYGDEYLMTLLISANPKLAQTVIFSGNVAVTVPDKPADVSDTLPPWKREG
- a CDS encoding contractile injection system protein, VgrG/Pvc8 family → MELPQNARRAMLVLQYNGKDVTQDIADSLTDFQYSDAASGQLDDISISLEDAARNWQGPWAPAEGDSIKATIRTMNWDGPGEIKKLPLGTFEVDSIEFSGPPDTVAIKAVSLPITSEIRMQRSSRSWEKTNLKTIAAQIAKRAKLELVYEAQDNPSYDHLEQTRQSDLGFLLETVTREGIAIKVSGGNLVLFDESVFEKKAPIATITRGKDNVTGFGFSVNTAYSAYRACTVIYTPPNDKGTVQAMFVPEGAPKTGPVLKITEQVDDEAAALRLARKRLRESNKEGGRGTLSLMGDIRMAAGLTINVKGWKRFDGKYIIESARHVIGSSGYTTELEIRKVLGW
- a CDS encoding phage baseplate assembly protein V; its protein translation is MILIGQVSTADPSSCSVRVTFPERDNLVSAPLPVIMPGGWGHGNTVPQPGETVLCVILENSYSAGFCLGTYYGSKETAPGNRNQHGVWFEDGSFVYYDRSARQLVIKASGGMKIEGDLTVTGNVVSSGGVM
- a CDS encoding baseplate J/gp47 family protein; amino-acid sequence: MAQAVELPDIQFAAEEAAEIQQNIISVYEGLTGRTLQPADPVRLFLSSLAAIIVQQRVLINQTAKSNLLRYASGIQLDHMGLFQGAERLSASAAITTMQFTLSIPLSFPIAVPQGTRIGVQGGDGSIFFVTEEYLEIPAGGTAGAVSAVCSSPGTTGNGFLPGQLNVLMDQLPFIQSVANLTATTGGAEKESDEAFRERIRTAPDSYSTAGPQGAYEYWAKSTSAAILDVHAFSPGNGKVTIVPLLAGGQIPGQNVLDAVAETLEDRGIRPLTDQVTVTAPTSVPYNTNITYYISRSRVSEVPAIQAAVTSAVAAYQLWQKSKLGRDINPSELIARVMTAGALRVVNAAPVYTALTATQVAQEGMTTINYGGLADD
- a CDS encoding phage tail protein, with translation MINIQKASLLDLLPSPLRNDPAMSAAAISLDTQLQETTAMIAALDIFGRWTEWTEAETDELAVQYRPPYYDPDLPLEQKRLLVKTSIPFHRQKGTAAAVEDLIAILFGEGAVEEWWEYGGDPYHFRVVTNNADVTAARAREFIDAVDAVKRISAVLDSVTISQSEGLPLYIGGFLHFGEQITI
- a CDS encoding phage tail assembly protein, with the protein product MDIEQKNVSEEATAEVYTFARPVTFEGNTVESLNIDFDKLTGADILVCDRQYQAETARQGGSELVKETNKAYQAYIVAKAAGVHVGLIRALSAKDFTKLTLRAQSFLLL